A portion of the Desulfurobacterium indicum genome contains these proteins:
- the accB gene encoding acetyl-CoA carboxylase biotin carboxyl carrier protein, with the protein MIEKIENLLKSLENSSIEEVEIELEGLKVKARYCRQKASQPLTVERVIETTTAPEATSEITKPSAEPTEIPENIHIVRSPIVGTFYRAPSPGAEPFVKEGDFVEKGQTLCIIEALKVMNEIESDVSGRVVKILVENGQPVEFDQPLFYIEKV; encoded by the coding sequence GTGATAGAAAAAATCGAAAACCTGTTAAAATCCCTTGAAAACAGTAGCATAGAAGAAGTTGAAATAGAGCTTGAAGGTCTCAAGGTAAAAGCACGTTACTGCCGCCAGAAAGCTTCTCAACCGTTAACGGTTGAAAGAGTTATTGAAACAACTACCGCTCCAGAAGCAACTTCGGAAATAACAAAACCATCTGCAGAACCAACAGAAATACCGGAAAACATACATATTGTTCGCTCACCTATTGTCGGAACATTTTACAGGGCACCATCGCCGGGAGCCGAACCTTTCGTTAAAGAAGGAGACTTCGTAGAGAAAGGACAGACACTCTGCATAATAGAAGCCCTTAAAGTGATGAATGAAATAGAATCAGATGTTTCAGGAAGAGTCGTAAAAATACTCGTTGAAAACGGACAACCTGTAGAATTTGATCAGCCACTATTTTACATAGAGAAAGTGTGA
- a CDS encoding PHP domain-containing protein, whose translation MDSYSGNEIMVDLHVHTTCSDGTDKPEDVVRLAYLKGLSLISITDHDTVAGLNRAMSAGKLYGVDVIPGIEVTADTSTLPESAEFHILGYFVNPSAPSMLELVDFFSKSREERNRILIERLEEEGFDINYDELEKLFGKNFGKPNIVTVLVKKHIVSSRESAFALLKRFKVKRRKLDHREIFKLIKEAGGIPVLAHPCTLKLKCSKLYDFVVGLKKEGLEGIEVIHSDHTPSMIVNFKEIAKDLGLYTTGGSDYHGYNKPDIDIGMLKIKMKDLNFGVLAGV comes from the coding sequence ATGGATAGCTATAGCGGCAATGAAATAATGGTTGACCTTCATGTCCATACCACCTGTTCCGATGGGACAGATAAACCTGAAGATGTCGTTAGGCTTGCTTATTTGAAAGGACTTTCCTTGATAAGTATCACTGATCATGATACGGTTGCAGGGCTAAATAGAGCTATGAGTGCCGGGAAATTATACGGTGTTGATGTTATTCCGGGAATTGAAGTAACAGCGGATACTTCCACTCTTCCGGAGTCAGCGGAGTTTCATATTTTGGGATATTTTGTTAATCCTTCTGCTCCATCAATGCTTGAACTTGTGGATTTTTTCTCAAAATCGCGGGAAGAAAGAAACAGAATCCTTATTGAACGTTTGGAAGAGGAAGGTTTTGATATAAATTACGATGAGCTTGAAAAACTTTTTGGTAAGAATTTTGGAAAACCAAATATCGTTACAGTTCTTGTTAAAAAGCATATAGTCTCTTCTCGCGAAAGTGCCTTTGCTCTTTTAAAAAGGTTCAAAGTCAAAAGAAGGAAGCTTGACCATAGAGAGATTTTCAAATTGATTAAAGAAGCAGGTGGAATTCCTGTGCTGGCGCATCCTTGCACTTTAAAACTAAAATGTTCGAAGCTTTACGATTTTGTTGTCGGTTTGAAAAAGGAAGGGCTGGAAGGTATTGAAGTTATTCACTCTGACCATACTCCTTCAATGATTGTAAATTTTAAGGAAATAGCAAAAGACCTTGGACTTTATACCACGGGCGGTAGCGATTATCACGGGTATAATAAACCTGACATAGACATTGGTATGCTTAAAATTAAAATGAAAGATCTCAATTTTGGTGTTTTAGCTGGAGTGTAA
- the efp gene encoding elongation factor P — protein MASIDVNQISKGMKLEINGDPYEIVDYQHVKPGKGQAFARIKLKNLRTGNVVEKTYKVGEKLEVADFEEREMEYLYNDGTFYYFMDTRTYEQIPVPAENLGEKANFLKENDTVQVQFYKGEPLSVKLPKTVVLQVVETEPGFKGDTVNNVLKPATLETGAVVQVPTFINVGEYIKVETETGKYLERVNK, from the coding sequence GTGGCATCTATAGATGTAAACCAGATATCAAAAGGTATGAAGTTAGAAATAAACGGCGATCCATACGAAATAGTTGACTACCAGCATGTTAAACCAGGAAAAGGACAAGCTTTTGCAAGAATAAAACTTAAAAATTTAAGAACTGGAAATGTCGTTGAAAAAACCTACAAGGTTGGCGAAAAACTTGAAGTAGCAGATTTTGAAGAGAGAGAGATGGAATATCTGTATAACGACGGAACGTTCTACTATTTTATGGATACAAGAACTTACGAACAGATTCCTGTTCCGGCAGAGAATTTAGGTGAAAAGGCAAACTTTTTAAAAGAAAATGACACCGTTCAGGTTCAGTTCTATAAAGGTGAACCACTATCTGTTAAACTTCCTAAAACTGTGGTTCTTCAAGTTGTAGAAACTGAACCGGGATTCAAAGGCGACACAGTAAACAACGTTCTTAAACCGGCAACTCTTGAAACGGGAGCTGTTGTTCAAGTTCCCACATTCATAAACGTAGGCGAATACATAAAAGTAGAAACAGAAACAGGAAAGTATCTCGAAAGAGTTAACAAGTAA
- a CDS encoding 50S ribosomal protein L11 methyltransferase, with protein sequence MERYYMAFDFAIPNEERDKADCILFEAGCKGIEDLKEENGISYIRVYFDSETDFNPQVSPLKDYLLGSFRIEEQNWNENWKKHFKPTPIGKKIVVVPSWMKDDFDPGDRIPIYIYPGQTFGTGTHETTKLMMELIEEFMLPGFSFLDVGCGTGILSILARKLGAKKVVACDIQKEVEDELELNMTINNVSGIEFIPGSVDAVEGTFDMVAANIEKHLLEPLIPDLVKRTGRYLLVSGILKHQEEDMVKKLKNEGLVINEIRREDEWIAIAAMK encoded by the coding sequence ATGGAAAGGTATTACATGGCTTTTGACTTTGCCATTCCGAACGAAGAGAGAGATAAAGCGGATTGCATACTTTTTGAGGCTGGTTGCAAAGGGATAGAGGATTTAAAAGAGGAGAATGGAATATCGTATATTCGTGTCTATTTTGACAGTGAAACCGATTTTAATCCTCAGGTTTCACCTCTTAAGGATTATCTGCTTGGATCTTTCAGAATAGAAGAGCAGAACTGGAATGAAAACTGGAAAAAGCATTTTAAACCGACGCCTATTGGAAAAAAAATTGTTGTTGTTCCTTCATGGATGAAGGATGATTTTGATCCCGGTGACAGGATCCCTATATACATCTATCCGGGGCAGACTTTCGGCACAGGTACTCATGAAACTACAAAGTTGATGATGGAACTTATAGAAGAGTTTATGCTTCCCGGATTTTCGTTTCTTGATGTTGGTTGCGGAACCGGCATTCTCTCTATTCTTGCCAGAAAACTGGGTGCTAAAAAAGTTGTGGCTTGCGATATTCAGAAAGAGGTTGAGGATGAGCTTGAACTTAACATGACTATAAATAATGTTTCTGGTATAGAGTTTATTCCCGGAAGTGTTGATGCTGTTGAAGGGACTTTTGATATGGTTGCTGCGAACATAGAGAAACACCTCTTAGAGCCGTTAATACCTGATCTTGTCAAAAGGACGGGAAGATATTTACTTGTTTCAGGCATTTTGAAGCATCAAGAAGAGGATATGGTGAAGAAGCTTAAAAATGAAGGCCTTGTTATTAATGAGATTAGAAGGGAAGATGAATGGATAGCTATAGCGGCAATGAAATAA
- the ftsY gene encoding signal recognition particle-docking protein FtsY — MLGFFKRKGLREELKENPNQPEKWLKLAEKENDGEALSNAIIYSNGNLVTEAVKIAKEKKLIEETLKHIPDSEKEIKALFAGLKEKENNKLSRARNFFETAFQSGNKKVKFFAGYNIAEILKEEGLNEEALKIVKQIEAITPDSEKKTLQKLKKELEEKTGKRKAGFFKTFKEGLKKTREALNFSVFKGREIDEELFEELEERLILADIGVKTSLQLIDELRKETKKRKLKTSDELLEVLKEKLKNLLSNYAGELRTENSPSVILVLGVNGVGKTTTIGKLAKQLKDKGKSVLLAAADTFRAAAIEQLEVWAERADVRIVKGSEGADPASVVFDAVQSLKARGEDILIVDTAGRLHNKDRLMKEIKKIKKVISREIPGEPSEILLVLDANTGQNAISQAKAFKEITDVTGIVLTKLDGTAKGGIVVAIASELKIPIKYIGIGEKIEDLRPFNPEEFVEELFS, encoded by the coding sequence ATGCTCGGTTTTTTTAAAAGAAAAGGCTTAAGAGAAGAACTGAAAGAAAATCCAAACCAGCCGGAAAAGTGGTTAAAACTGGCCGAGAAAGAAAACGACGGAGAGGCACTTTCAAACGCAATTATTTACAGCAACGGAAACCTTGTTACCGAAGCGGTTAAAATTGCAAAAGAGAAAAAATTAATAGAAGAAACACTAAAACATATTCCCGATTCCGAAAAGGAGATAAAAGCTCTGTTTGCCGGACTTAAAGAGAAAGAAAACAACAAACTCTCAAGGGCTCGTAACTTTTTTGAAACCGCATTTCAATCTGGAAACAAAAAGGTAAAATTTTTTGCCGGATATAATATCGCAGAAATACTAAAAGAAGAGGGGTTAAACGAAGAAGCTCTTAAAATAGTCAAACAGATAGAGGCTATAACTCCCGACAGCGAAAAGAAAACTCTACAAAAGCTAAAAAAAGAGCTGGAAGAAAAGACAGGCAAAAGAAAAGCAGGATTTTTTAAAACCTTTAAAGAAGGCTTAAAGAAAACACGAGAAGCCCTGAATTTCTCCGTTTTTAAAGGAAGAGAAATAGATGAAGAACTGTTTGAGGAATTGGAAGAGAGATTAATTCTTGCAGATATAGGAGTAAAAACAAGCCTTCAGCTTATAGATGAACTTCGGAAAGAGACTAAAAAGAGAAAACTAAAAACCTCAGATGAACTTCTTGAAGTCCTCAAAGAAAAGCTGAAAAATCTGCTGTCAAACTATGCCGGAGAATTGAGAACAGAAAACAGTCCGTCTGTCATTCTGGTTCTTGGCGTTAACGGGGTCGGAAAAACAACAACAATAGGAAAACTGGCAAAGCAGCTTAAAGACAAAGGCAAAAGCGTTCTCCTTGCAGCAGCCGACACATTCAGAGCAGCTGCAATAGAACAACTTGAGGTGTGGGCTGAAAGGGCAGACGTAAGAATAGTAAAAGGAAGCGAAGGGGCAGATCCTGCTTCCGTAGTGTTTGACGCTGTCCAAAGCTTAAAAGCCAGAGGAGAAGATATCCTGATAGTTGATACGGCTGGCAGACTTCACAACAAAGATAGGTTAATGAAAGAAATCAAAAAGATAAAGAAGGTTATAAGCAGAGAGATACCCGGTGAACCTTCCGAAATTCTCCTTGTTCTTGATGCAAACACGGGACAGAACGCAATATCTCAGGCAAAAGCTTTCAAAGAGATAACAGACGTAACAGGTATCGTGCTTACAAAACTTGACGGTACAGCAAAAGGCGGAATAGTAGTCGCGATAGCAAGCGAACTAAAAATACCGATAAAGTATATCGGCATAGGTGAAAAGATAGAAGATTTAAGACCTTTCAACCCTGAAGAATTCGTAGAAGAACTTTTCAGCTAA
- the gltB gene encoding glutamate synthase large subunit: MKHKDSCGVGFIANINGEKSHEILKNALKAVSNLTHRGAVLSDGRTGDGSGVLFQLPEEFFKKEAKKIGKDFQDNDIAVGTIFLDRKTADGSIKKLETLLKEEKVDFALREVPIKVEECGEIARKAMPLIVQIIIPFLGDIGLYILRRKLEKALKEVAKENYILSLSNNLIVYKGMLLAPDLEKFYPDLKNEEFKTAIALFHQRYSTNTNPEWKLAQPLRMLAHNGEINTITANRNFIKIVEPIIKSSRFGTQIREILPLVDFNESDSASLDRVFELMVLAGYQPEEAISVLIPPAYEMLDLDEDERAFFLYHLLLMKPWDGPAAVVFTDGKTVGGKLDRNGLRPARYIITDDNLIVFGSEEGMIEIPESKIVSHNRLSPGEILVVNTEFGTVETNKEVLRKIALQRNLKKEIRRKLFKLSDFSTPCTFEKPEEEKLKKELMKFGFSKEDLEFIIDEMAEEAKEPVYSMGDDTPPPFMSTNPCLLFSCFKQKFAQVTNPPIDPIRERVVMSLKMRLGGKVNFLEREGKLPRRVELKSPLLTPSEFKSLKNLEFMKTATFKMEFESDLKEGLYKLFETIELEIKKGADIVILSDKDTQKPIPSLLAVSGLVNYLKKKELMHKVSIVVETGEVKNTHEIAALIAFGASAVYPHLVYKYLKTREIELNLPFETLVKNYKTAVTKGLLKIMSKMGISLISSYHLGQNFDIIGLSKEIVEEFFPNTFSPIGGMTLKDIEKEINKRLEIAEKLDEIPESGELYYRPGKEKHGFSVQVVRAILKSSKTGNFDEYLKIYDYYKENPVYIRDLLKIESDRTPIPLEELESAEEIMKQLMVPGMSVGALSKEAHEVIAEAMNRIGSKSCSGEGGEDPKRYGTIKNSKIKQVASGRFGVTPAYLSSAEEIEIKIAQGAKPGEGGHLPGKKVTPYIASLRFSVPGVTLISPPPHHDIYSIEDLAQLIYDLKLANPEAKIAVKLVAESGVGTVAAGVAKAKADVIQISGCDGGTGASPITSIKGAGLPWEIGLPETHRALSENGLRENVILRVDGGIKTGRDVIIAALLGAEEFGIGTAAMIAEGCVMDRECHTNRCPVGIATQDEALRKRFKGKVEAVINYFRFIAEDVRRFLAKMGYRSLKEITGKSGLLKPDVEKIKKFTKASELDLSYILKPSIPFERQSYPYNAVESPLNDRIVQDAEPYIEHGEPFIGRYIIKNTDRGIGIPLSNLLIRKFGKEIPKNIIKLYFEGTAGQSFGAFLSKGINLFLKGVANDYVGKGLGGGLIVITFPENFKGNPSENVIAGNTLLYGATGGALFAAGRVGERFAVRNSGAIAVVEGAGQHACEYMVRGVVAVLGKVGMNFGAGMTGGVAYVFDDEIEKKINSNYVTVKELSRKDVDFLKVLLNKHYRFTKSERAAEILENHFMFERIRKVVPIGAKEVELATIGTTGLPD, translated from the coding sequence ATGAAACATAAAGATTCCTGCGGTGTCGGATTTATAGCAAACATCAACGGAGAAAAAAGCCATGAAATACTTAAAAATGCACTTAAAGCCGTTTCCAATCTGACCCACAGAGGCGCTGTTCTATCAGACGGAAGAACGGGAGACGGCTCCGGTGTCCTATTCCAGCTTCCAGAAGAATTCTTTAAAAAAGAGGCTAAAAAAATTGGAAAAGACTTTCAAGACAATGACATCGCCGTTGGAACAATATTTTTAGATAGAAAAACAGCCGACGGTTCAATAAAAAAACTTGAAACTCTCCTTAAAGAAGAAAAGGTAGATTTTGCACTCCGGGAAGTTCCGATAAAAGTGGAAGAATGTGGAGAAATAGCCAGAAAAGCTATGCCTCTCATCGTCCAAATTATCATCCCATTCTTGGGAGACATCGGACTTTACATACTTCGCAGAAAATTAGAAAAGGCTCTAAAAGAGGTTGCAAAAGAAAACTACATTCTATCTTTATCAAACAATCTGATAGTCTATAAAGGAATGCTCCTTGCACCTGACCTTGAAAAATTTTACCCGGACCTTAAAAACGAAGAATTTAAAACGGCAATTGCGCTATTCCATCAACGATACTCAACAAACACAAACCCCGAATGGAAACTTGCACAACCCCTAAGAATGCTCGCTCACAACGGCGAAATCAACACAATAACTGCAAACAGAAACTTTATAAAAATTGTTGAACCGATAATAAAAAGTTCCCGTTTCGGAACACAGATAAGAGAAATCCTTCCGCTCGTAGACTTTAATGAAAGCGATTCAGCATCCCTTGATAGAGTTTTTGAACTTATGGTGCTTGCCGGATATCAACCGGAAGAAGCCATAAGCGTCCTAATACCGCCTGCATACGAAATGCTTGACCTTGACGAAGATGAAAGGGCATTTTTCCTCTATCATCTTCTTCTCATGAAACCGTGGGACGGACCTGCAGCAGTAGTATTTACAGATGGAAAAACGGTAGGCGGAAAGCTTGATAGAAACGGATTAAGACCTGCAAGATACATAATAACAGATGATAACCTGATTGTCTTTGGCTCTGAAGAAGGAATGATAGAAATCCCGGAAAGCAAAATTGTTTCTCATAACAGACTCTCCCCCGGAGAAATCCTCGTTGTAAACACAGAATTTGGAACGGTAGAAACAAACAAAGAAGTTTTAAGAAAAATCGCCCTTCAGAGAAACCTTAAAAAAGAGATAAGGAGAAAGCTTTTTAAACTTTCCGACTTTTCAACACCTTGCACATTTGAGAAACCGGAAGAAGAAAAACTGAAAAAAGAACTGATGAAGTTTGGTTTTTCAAAAGAAGACCTTGAATTTATTATTGACGAAATGGCAGAAGAGGCAAAAGAACCTGTATATTCAATGGGAGACGACACACCACCACCTTTCATGTCAACAAATCCCTGCTTACTCTTTTCCTGCTTCAAGCAAAAGTTTGCCCAGGTAACAAATCCACCGATAGACCCGATCAGAGAAAGAGTTGTTATGTCCCTGAAAATGAGACTGGGCGGCAAGGTAAACTTCCTTGAAAGAGAAGGGAAATTGCCCAGAAGAGTAGAACTTAAATCACCACTGCTCACACCTTCAGAATTTAAAAGTCTGAAAAACCTTGAATTCATGAAAACCGCAACGTTCAAAATGGAATTTGAATCGGATCTTAAAGAAGGACTCTACAAACTGTTTGAAACGATAGAACTTGAAATCAAGAAAGGTGCCGACATAGTAATTCTTTCCGATAAAGACACCCAAAAACCAATTCCTTCGCTGCTTGCAGTATCAGGACTTGTAAACTACCTGAAGAAAAAAGAACTTATGCATAAAGTTTCCATTGTCGTTGAAACGGGAGAGGTAAAAAATACCCACGAAATTGCCGCTCTTATAGCTTTTGGAGCAAGCGCAGTTTACCCCCATCTGGTTTACAAATATCTTAAAACACGAGAAATTGAACTCAATCTACCGTTTGAAACACTTGTTAAAAACTACAAAACAGCAGTAACCAAGGGACTTCTAAAGATAATGTCAAAGATGGGCATATCCCTCATATCATCCTACCATCTTGGACAAAACTTCGACATTATAGGCCTCTCAAAAGAAATTGTTGAAGAATTCTTCCCGAATACATTTTCCCCGATAGGCGGAATGACATTAAAAGACATAGAAAAAGAGATAAACAAAAGACTCGAAATTGCCGAAAAACTTGATGAAATTCCGGAAAGCGGTGAACTTTATTACCGTCCGGGCAAAGAAAAACACGGATTTTCAGTCCAGGTTGTAAGAGCCATACTGAAATCTTCAAAAACAGGGAACTTTGACGAATATCTGAAAATTTATGACTACTATAAAGAAAACCCCGTCTATATAAGGGATCTTCTGAAAATAGAATCAGACAGAACACCGATTCCGTTAGAGGAATTGGAATCAGCAGAAGAGATTATGAAACAGCTCATGGTTCCCGGCATGTCCGTGGGAGCACTTTCAAAAGAAGCACACGAAGTAATAGCCGAAGCGATGAACAGGATAGGTTCAAAAAGCTGTAGCGGTGAAGGTGGTGAAGACCCCAAAAGATACGGAACCATTAAAAACAGCAAGATAAAACAGGTGGCATCAGGAAGGTTTGGAGTCACCCCGGCTTATCTTTCATCTGCCGAAGAAATTGAAATTAAAATAGCACAGGGGGCAAAACCGGGAGAAGGCGGACACCTACCAGGAAAAAAAGTTACTCCTTACATAGCATCACTTAGATTTTCTGTTCCCGGCGTTACTCTTATATCTCCACCGCCCCACCACGACATCTACTCTATAGAAGACCTTGCACAGCTAATATACGACCTGAAACTTGCAAACCCTGAAGCAAAAATAGCCGTCAAACTTGTTGCAGAATCTGGAGTTGGAACTGTCGCTGCCGGCGTGGCAAAAGCAAAAGCCGATGTTATCCAGATATCAGGATGTGACGGCGGAACTGGAGCATCTCCTATAACCTCAATAAAAGGAGCTGGACTCCCATGGGAAATAGGCCTTCCCGAAACACATAGAGCCCTCAGTGAAAATGGACTGAGAGAAAACGTAATCCTTAGAGTTGACGGAGGAATAAAAACGGGAAGGGATGTCATAATAGCAGCATTACTCGGTGCCGAAGAATTCGGCATAGGGACGGCAGCTATGATAGCAGAAGGTTGCGTAATGGACAGAGAGTGTCATACGAACAGATGTCCAGTAGGAATAGCAACACAAGATGAAGCTTTGAGGAAAAGATTCAAAGGGAAGGTTGAAGCTGTAATAAACTATTTCCGATTCATCGCAGAAGATGTGAGAAGATTCCTGGCAAAGATGGGATATAGAAGCCTGAAAGAGATAACAGGAAAAAGCGGACTTTTAAAACCTGACGTGGAAAAAATTAAAAAGTTCACAAAAGCCTCAGAACTTGACTTAAGTTACATTCTTAAACCCTCAATTCCGTTTGAAAGGCAGTCCTACCCTTACAATGCTGTTGAATCACCTCTAAACGACAGAATCGTTCAAGATGCAGAACCTTACATAGAACACGGAGAACCTTTTATCGGAAGATACATCATCAAGAACACAGACCGCGGTATCGGTATTCCCCTTTCAAACCTTCTTATAAGAAAATTCGGAAAGGAGATTCCAAAAAATATTATTAAACTATACTTTGAGGGAACTGCTGGACAGAGCTTCGGAGCTTTCCTTTCAAAAGGAATAAATCTTTTTCTCAAAGGCGTAGCTAACGATTACGTAGGAAAAGGACTGGGCGGTGGACTCATAGTTATAACATTTCCGGAAAACTTTAAAGGAAATCCGTCAGAAAACGTTATAGCAGGTAATACTCTGCTTTACGGAGCCACGGGAGGTGCACTCTTTGCAGCTGGTAGGGTAGGCGAACGATTTGCCGTTAGAAACAGCGGTGCCATTGCTGTCGTTGAAGGAGCAGGACAACACGCCTGCGAATACATGGTAAGAGGTGTCGTTGCCGTCCTCGGAAAGGTAGGAATGAACTTTGGAGCAGGAATGACAGGCGGTGTGGCTTACGTTTTTGACGACGAAATAGAGAAAAAGATAAACAGTAATTACGTAACCGTAAAAGAACTTTCAAGAAAAGATGTCGACTTTCTAAAAGTCCTCCTCAATAAACATTACAGATTTACAAAAAGCGAAAGAGCTGCGGAAATTCTGGAAAATCACTTTATGTTCGAAAGAATCAGAAAAGTTGTGCCCATAGGAGCAAAAGAGGTTGAGCTTGCAACAATAGGAACGACAGGACTACCAGATTAA
- the alr gene encoding alanine racemase, giving the protein MLRWAEVYLDRLKRNYENLKRFTGHKRIIAVVKANAYGHGSVKVASFLERKTDVDAFAVATVFEGIELREGGVEKPIIVMSNPLFENARNFLEYRLTPVIFDFESLGIALETGIPFHIKLDTGMGRLGFLPGDFQRLTEIFKSPLFKGIMSHFPVSDEDKCFTKEQFSFFLRFIKEVLKVNRNVAVHIDNSAAVPYHFDSLLTHSRIGLALYGSKPSSNFPVKLEQVMEIKSRLIQVKTLPEGWGISYGRTYVTSSREKVGVVAFGYADGLMRSLSGNWSVKINGRKCSVRGRICMDMTIVSLEGVKASPGDEVIITDRELTFDKMAEKAGTISYEIMCDVSPRVKRIFIE; this is encoded by the coding sequence ATGCTGAGATGGGCGGAAGTTTATCTTGATAGATTAAAGAGAAATTACGAGAATCTGAAGAGGTTTACCGGGCATAAAAGAATAATTGCAGTTGTTAAAGCAAACGCTTACGGGCACGGAAGTGTAAAAGTTGCTTCTTTCCTTGAAAGGAAAACTGATGTAGATGCCTTTGCTGTTGCTACAGTTTTCGAGGGTATAGAGCTCAGAGAAGGAGGGGTGGAAAAACCTATTATTGTGATGAGTAATCCTCTTTTTGAAAATGCCCGTAACTTTCTGGAATATAGATTAACACCTGTAATTTTTGATTTTGAGAGTTTAGGTATTGCTCTTGAAACGGGAATTCCATTTCATATAAAGTTAGATACAGGTATGGGCAGATTGGGTTTTTTGCCCGGAGATTTTCAGAGGTTAACAGAAATTTTTAAGTCTCCTCTTTTTAAAGGTATTATGAGTCATTTTCCTGTTTCTGATGAGGATAAGTGTTTTACTAAAGAGCAGTTTTCGTTTTTTTTAAGGTTTATTAAGGAAGTTCTAAAAGTTAATAGAAATGTTGCAGTTCATATAGATAATAGTGCGGCTGTTCCTTACCATTTTGATTCGTTACTGACACATTCAAGAATTGGTCTTGCTCTTTACGGAAGTAAGCCGAGTTCCAATTTTCCTGTAAAACTTGAGCAGGTCATGGAGATTAAGTCAAGATTGATACAGGTAAAAACTCTGCCGGAAGGATGGGGAATTTCTTACGGCAGGACTTATGTTACCTCTTCACGAGAGAAGGTGGGAGTTGTTGCTTTTGGGTATGCTGATGGTTTGATGAGAAGTCTTTCTGGTAATTGGTCTGTGAAAATTAACGGCCGGAAGTGTTCTGTTAGAGGAAGAATCTGTATGGATATGACGATTGTTTCACTTGAAGGGGTTAAGGCTTCTCCAGGTGATGAAGTTATCATTACCGATAGAGAGCTAACCTTTGATAAAATGGCAGAGAAAGCAGGCACGATTTCATACGAGATTATGTGTGATGTCAGTCCAAGGGTTAAGAGAATATTTATAGAGTAA
- the thiE gene encoding thiamine phosphate synthase — protein sequence MDLRLYAITDERFMDETNIADKVAAAIEGGVSVIQYRAKSKDSVVMYREALIVRDVTKKYRIPFIVNDRLDIALAVSADGVHVGQTDLPVSVIRRIVGRDFIVGLSTHNLFQVENANKEEVNYIGFGPVFPTNTKKNPDPVVGVDSLCEAVKKSVHPVIAIGGINSDNIGSILMCKPAGVAVVRAVFDGDPFLNARKLREKIDAEMGGSLS from the coding sequence ATGGATTTAAGGCTTTATGCAATTACTGATGAACGTTTTATGGATGAAACCAATATAGCCGATAAAGTGGCAGCGGCAATAGAGGGTGGTGTTTCTGTTATTCAGTATAGAGCCAAAAGTAAAGATTCTGTTGTTATGTATCGTGAAGCTTTGATTGTTAGGGATGTTACCAAAAAATATAGGATTCCGTTTATCGTTAATGACAGACTGGATATTGCCCTTGCTGTGTCTGCCGATGGTGTTCATGTCGGACAGACCGATCTGCCGGTTTCTGTTATAAGGAGAATTGTAGGAAGAGATTTTATAGTGGGGCTTTCAACTCACAATTTGTTTCAGGTTGAAAATGCCAATAAAGAAGAAGTTAATTACATAGGTTTTGGTCCTGTTTTTCCGACAAATACGAAGAAGAATCCTGATCCGGTAGTTGGAGTGGACAGTTTATGTGAAGCTGTGAAAAAATCCGTTCATCCGGTTATTGCAATTGGAGGGATTAATTCGGATAATATTGGCAGTATTCTTATGTGTAAACCTGCAGGTGTCGCAGTTGTCAGAGCGGTTTTTGACGGAGACCCTTTCCTGAATGCCAGAAAATTGAGAGAGAAGATAGATGCTGAGATGGGCGGAAGTTTATCTTGA